One genomic region from Curtobacterium sp. 9128 encodes:
- a CDS encoding acetamidase/formamidase family protein, giving the protein MAEARLGSTPDDVLWGRLPSRADLPALTVVPGSVVTVDTVSHEGILPDQGQDPLAYFGRHGVDAGDVLADAVDIARTLTRDPADGPHVVSRPIAVAGAEPGDVVSVTIVEATPRVPYGVISNRHGRGALPGELPRAEESVSVFADVVRRDGVDHGRLPVVEGGPRTITFPLRPFPGIVGVTPDSDERAHSVPPGPHGGNVDIALLTAGSTLHLPVFVPGAGVYVGDPHFAQGDGEVALTAMEASLRLVLRLDLVQRRTALDRFGELVGPIAETTEYLVPTGMDEDLDEAVRRCVRAAIALLRARWGVDEHIAYAYLSAATDFRISQVVDLVCGAHATIRKADFAEVGA; this is encoded by the coding sequence GTGGCTGAGGCGCGACTCGGGTCGACACCGGACGACGTCCTGTGGGGGCGGCTGCCGTCGCGTGCGGACCTACCAGCGCTGACCGTCGTGCCCGGGTCCGTGGTGACGGTCGACACCGTCTCGCACGAGGGCATCCTGCCCGACCAGGGGCAGGACCCGCTCGCGTACTTCGGCCGGCACGGGGTGGACGCCGGCGACGTGCTCGCGGACGCCGTGGACATCGCCAGGACCCTGACGCGCGACCCCGCCGACGGCCCGCACGTGGTCTCCCGACCGATCGCGGTGGCCGGCGCGGAACCGGGCGACGTCGTCTCGGTGACGATCGTCGAGGCGACGCCGCGGGTGCCGTACGGGGTCATCTCGAACCGGCACGGCCGAGGCGCCCTACCGGGGGAGCTGCCCCGCGCGGAGGAGTCCGTGTCCGTGTTCGCGGACGTCGTCCGGCGCGACGGCGTCGACCACGGCCGGCTGCCCGTCGTCGAGGGCGGTCCCCGGACCATCACGTTCCCGCTCCGCCCGTTCCCCGGCATCGTCGGGGTCACGCCGGACTCGGACGAGCGCGCACACTCGGTGCCACCAGGACCGCACGGCGGGAACGTCGACATCGCGCTGCTCACCGCCGGGTCGACGCTGCACCTGCCGGTGTTCGTGCCGGGAGCCGGCGTGTACGTCGGCGACCCGCACTTCGCGCAGGGGGACGGCGAGGTCGCACTCACCGCGATGGAGGCGTCGCTCCGGCTGGTCCTCCGGCTCGATCTCGTGCAGCGGAGGACGGCGCTCGACCGGTTCGGCGAACTCGTCGGTCCGATCGCCGAGACGACCGAGTACCTCGTGCCGACCGGCATGGACGAGGACCTCGACGAGGCCGTCCGTCGCTGCGTCCGCGCGGCGATCGCCCTGCTCCGGGCACGCTGGGGCGTGGACGAGCACATCGCGTACGCGTACCTCAGTGCCGCGACCGACTTCCGGATCTCGCAGGTCGTGGACCTGGTGTGCGGCGCACACGCCACCATCCGGAAGGCCGACTTCGCGGAGGTCGGCGCGTGA
- the allB gene encoding allantoinase AllB, giving the protein MTGIVFRAERAWIDGAFRPATVIVRDGRIADVLPGDAATPADADVRVVPDGHVLLPGLVDTHVHVNEPGRTEWEGFASATRAAALGGVTTIIDMPLNSIPATTTVEALATKRASAAGRVAVDVGFWGGAVPDSLGSLDAMHQQGVFGFKCFTAPSGVDEFPHLEPELLRAAIEEVAGIDALLIVHAEDPAHLVPHEALGGHYEDFLATRPAAAEESAIAQVIDGARATGARVHVLHLSDAGALPMIRAAKDDGVRITVETCPHYLAFEASTIPDGATEFKCCPPIRDDANRDALWQGLVDGTIDMVVSDHSPSTADLKTDDWGLAWGGIAGLQVGFRAVWTEALRRGLSLETILPWFTTGPAALAGFADRGRIATGALAHLAVFDPSATEVIEVAGLAHRNPVSAFAGLEARGRVTETWLRGQRVTAASVAGQLVTRG; this is encoded by the coding sequence GTGACCGGCATCGTGTTCCGCGCGGAGCGCGCGTGGATCGACGGTGCGTTCCGGCCGGCCACGGTGATCGTGCGCGACGGCCGGATCGCGGACGTCCTGCCCGGTGACGCCGCGACACCCGCCGACGCGGACGTGCGGGTCGTCCCGGACGGGCACGTGCTGCTCCCCGGGCTCGTCGACACGCACGTGCACGTCAACGAGCCGGGGCGCACCGAGTGGGAGGGCTTCGCGTCCGCTACCCGTGCGGCAGCGCTCGGCGGGGTGACGACGATCATCGACATGCCGCTCAACTCGATCCCCGCGACGACCACGGTCGAGGCACTCGCCACGAAGCGCGCGAGCGCCGCGGGTCGGGTCGCCGTCGACGTCGGGTTCTGGGGCGGTGCCGTGCCCGACAGTCTCGGGAGCCTCGACGCGATGCACCAGCAGGGCGTCTTCGGGTTCAAGTGCTTCACGGCGCCGTCCGGCGTCGACGAGTTCCCGCACCTCGAACCGGAACTGCTCCGTGCCGCGATCGAGGAGGTCGCAGGCATCGACGCGCTCCTCATCGTGCACGCCGAGGACCCAGCACACCTCGTCCCGCACGAGGCGCTCGGCGGCCACTACGAGGACTTCCTCGCGACCCGTCCGGCCGCCGCCGAGGAGTCCGCGATCGCCCAGGTGATCGACGGCGCTCGGGCGACCGGGGCGCGGGTGCACGTCCTGCACCTGTCCGACGCCGGCGCGTTGCCGATGATCCGCGCCGCGAAGGACGACGGCGTGCGGATCACGGTCGAGACCTGCCCGCACTACCTGGCCTTCGAGGCGTCGACCATCCCCGACGGCGCGACCGAGTTCAAGTGCTGCCCGCCGATCCGCGACGACGCCAACCGCGACGCGCTCTGGCAGGGCCTCGTCGACGGCACGATCGACATGGTGGTGTCCGACCACTCGCCGTCCACCGCCGACCTCAAGACCGACGACTGGGGCCTCGCCTGGGGCGGGATCGCCGGCCTGCAGGTCGGGTTCCGCGCGGTCTGGACCGAGGCGCTGCGCCGCGGTCTGTCGCTCGAGACGATCCTGCCGTGGTTCACGACGGGACCGGCGGCGCTCGCCGGCTTCGCCGACCGCGGCCGCATCGCGACGGGCGCGCTCGCCCACCTCGCCGTGTTCGACCCGTCCGCCACCGAGGTGATCGAGGTGGCCGGCCTGGCGCACCGGAACCCGGTCTCCGCGTTCGCCGGCCTGGAGGCTCGGGGTCGGGTGACCGAGACCTGGTTGCGCGGGCAGCGGGTCACCGCCGCGTCCGTGGCCGGGCAGCTGGTGACCCGTGGCTGA
- a CDS encoding aspartate/glutamate racemase family protein yields MRIRVVNPNTTTSMTRTVGAAASAVAGPGTIVEAVNPTMGPASIESHYEEALAVPGLLEQIAIGESDGVDAYIVACFGDPGLDAARELATGPVIGIAEAGFHAAAMLGRRFGVVTTLGRTVGRAHELADRYGFAPLVTEIRACEVPVLELDDPASGARALVVEECRAVIAGGADAVVLGCAGMADFCSEVSRAIGAPVVDGVSAATVLAESLVRLGLSTGKHGEYASPPRKQFTGLLQDFGAVA; encoded by the coding sequence ATGCGCATCCGCGTCGTCAACCCGAACACCACCACCTCGATGACCCGGACGGTTGGCGCTGCCGCGTCGGCCGTCGCGGGCCCCGGGACGATCGTCGAGGCGGTGAACCCGACGATGGGGCCCGCCTCGATCGAGAGCCACTACGAGGAGGCGCTCGCGGTCCCCGGCCTCCTCGAGCAGATCGCGATCGGGGAGTCGGACGGGGTGGACGCGTACATCGTCGCCTGCTTCGGCGACCCGGGGCTCGACGCGGCACGGGAACTCGCCACGGGCCCGGTGATCGGGATCGCCGAGGCCGGCTTCCACGCCGCCGCGATGCTCGGTCGTCGGTTCGGGGTCGTGACGACGCTCGGGCGGACGGTCGGTCGGGCGCACGAGCTCGCGGACCGCTACGGGTTCGCCCCCCTCGTCACCGAGATCCGTGCGTGCGAGGTCCCGGTGCTCGAGCTCGACGACCCCGCGTCCGGTGCCCGTGCGCTCGTCGTCGAGGAGTGCCGGGCGGTGATCGCCGGCGGTGCCGACGCGGTCGTGCTCGGCTGTGCCGGGATGGCGGACTTCTGCTCCGAGGTCTCGCGGGCGATCGGCGCCCCGGTGGTCGACGGGGTCTCCGCGGCGACGGTGCTCGCCGAGTCACTCGTGCGGCTCGGCCTGTCGACGGGCAAGCACGGCGAGTACGCGTCGCCGCCCCGCAAGCAGTTCACCGGTCTGCTGCAGGACTTCGGAGCCGTCGCGTGA
- a CDS encoding NCS1 family nucleobase:cation symporter-1, protein MATETAAPVAAPHAPVTSDALAGAGVIKPGYDPALTNEDLAPLRKQSWTSYNIFAFWMSDVHSVGGYVTAGSLFALGIASWQVLIALVVGILVVQVFANLVAKPSQRTGVPYPVINRAVFGVLGANVPAIIRGLIAMAWYGVQTFLAAQSLNIIFLKFIPASAGLLEHSFLGLSALGWISYAILWVAQAALFSMGMEAIKKFIDWAGPAVYVVMIALAIYLVSRAGIGNISLNLSAGEPLSFGASIPVMLSAIAIVVSYFSGPMLNFGDFSRYGKSFQAVKRGNMWGLPVNFLFFSILTVLCASATVPVFGKLITDPIETVQAIDAPFAILLGGLTFVTATVGINIVANFISPAFDFSNVAPRKISWRMGGMIAAVGSVLLTPWNWYGNDQAILYTLGVLGALIGPLFGILIAGYYLVSKQRVAVDDMYTKDTAARYWYRGGFNPNAIWTLVGTGVVSVASAVLPPALGVLPWLSNYSWFIGCGLGLVVFWALERARPSMPVLDADDPTVDDGAAIGRA, encoded by the coding sequence ATGGCAACAGAGACCGCGGCACCCGTCGCAGCGCCCCACGCCCCCGTCACGTCGGATGCCCTCGCCGGCGCCGGCGTCATCAAGCCCGGGTACGACCCCGCCCTCACCAACGAGGACCTCGCTCCGCTCCGCAAGCAGTCGTGGACGAGCTACAACATCTTCGCGTTCTGGATGTCCGACGTGCACTCGGTCGGCGGGTACGTCACCGCCGGTTCCCTCTTCGCACTCGGCATCGCCAGCTGGCAGGTGCTCATCGCCCTCGTCGTCGGCATCCTCGTGGTGCAGGTCTTCGCGAACCTGGTGGCGAAGCCGTCCCAGCGCACCGGTGTCCCGTACCCGGTGATCAACCGCGCGGTGTTCGGCGTCCTCGGAGCCAACGTCCCCGCCATCATCCGCGGCCTCATCGCGATGGCCTGGTACGGCGTGCAGACGTTCCTGGCCGCGCAGTCGCTCAACATCATCTTCCTCAAGTTCATCCCCGCGTCGGCCGGCCTGCTGGAGCACTCGTTCCTCGGCCTCTCGGCGCTCGGGTGGATCTCGTACGCGATCCTCTGGGTGGCGCAGGCGGCCCTGTTCTCGATGGGCATGGAGGCGATCAAGAAGTTCATCGACTGGGCCGGCCCGGCGGTGTACGTGGTGATGATCGCGCTGGCGATCTACCTGGTGAGCCGTGCGGGCATCGGGAACATCTCGCTGAACCTCTCAGCAGGGGAGCCGCTGTCGTTCGGTGCGAGCATCCCGGTGATGCTGTCGGCGATCGCGATCGTGGTGAGCTACTTCTCCGGCCCGATGCTGAACTTCGGCGACTTCTCCCGGTACGGCAAGTCGTTCCAGGCGGTCAAGCGCGGCAACATGTGGGGGCTGCCCGTCAACTTCCTGTTCTTCTCGATCCTCACCGTGCTGTGCGCCAGCGCGACCGTCCCCGTGTTCGGCAAGCTCATCACCGACCCGATCGAGACCGTCCAGGCGATCGACGCCCCGTTCGCGATCCTGCTCGGCGGCCTGACGTTCGTCACGGCGACGGTCGGCATCAACATCGTCGCGAACTTCATCAGCCCCGCGTTCGACTTCTCGAACGTCGCCCCGCGGAAGATCAGCTGGCGGATGGGCGGCATGATCGCCGCCGTCGGCTCCGTGCTCCTCACCCCGTGGAACTGGTACGGCAACGACCAGGCGATCCTCTACACGCTCGGCGTGCTTGGTGCCCTGATCGGCCCGTTGTTCGGCATCCTCATCGCCGGGTACTACCTGGTGTCGAAGCAGCGCGTGGCCGTCGACGACATGTACACGAAGGACACCGCCGCACGGTACTGGTACCGCGGGGGCTTCAACCCGAACGCCATCTGGACGCTCGTCGGCACCGGCGTGGTCTCGGTCGCCAGCGCGGTGCTGCCGCCGGCCCTCGGCGTCCTGCCGTGGCTGAGCAACTACAGCTGGTTCATCGGCTGCGGCCTGGGGCTCGTTGTCTTCTGGGCACTCGAACGTGCTCGGCCGAGCATGCCGGTCCTGGACGCCGACGACCCCACAGTCGACGACGGCGCCGCCATCGGCCGAGCCTGA
- a CDS encoding SGNH/GDSL hydrolase family protein: protein MHDAIRYVAIGDSFSEGIGDDGAVPFPGWTGRLASGMARELDADVSYANLAVRGRLLAGVLDGQLDVALALDPAPTLITFCAGGNDLLRPRFDVRTLIDPLERAAAKVRDRGIRLALLSPADPSAGLPLGHLINSRGDAWADAVADLADRHGLPFVDVSRDPHLKRAEFWSADRLHMNPSGHQRVAELALHAIEDGPAPTEPAPARTGPKRLAEELRYYREHVLPWVQRRVTRRSSGDGRSATFPDWTPVR from the coding sequence ATGCATGACGCGATCCGGTACGTCGCCATCGGCGACAGCTTCTCCGAGGGGATCGGCGACGACGGTGCTGTCCCGTTCCCGGGCTGGACCGGCCGACTCGCGAGCGGCATGGCCCGGGAGCTCGACGCGGACGTCTCCTACGCCAACCTCGCCGTGCGCGGACGGCTGCTCGCCGGGGTCCTCGACGGGCAGCTCGACGTCGCACTCGCGCTCGACCCGGCGCCGACGCTCATCACGTTCTGCGCGGGCGGCAACGACCTGCTGCGCCCGCGGTTCGACGTCCGGACGCTCATCGACCCCCTCGAGCGCGCCGCGGCGAAGGTCCGCGACCGGGGCATCCGTCTCGCGCTCCTGAGCCCGGCGGACCCGAGCGCCGGGCTCCCCCTCGGGCACCTCATCAACTCTCGCGGCGACGCGTGGGCCGATGCCGTCGCCGACCTCGCCGACCGTCACGGCCTGCCCTTCGTCGACGTCTCCCGTGACCCGCACCTGAAGCGTGCCGAGTTCTGGTCCGCCGACCGGCTGCACATGAACCCGTCCGGACACCAGCGCGTCGCCGAACTCGCCCTGCACGCGATCGAGGACGGCCCGGCACCGACCGAGCCCGCACCGGCGCGGACCGGACCGAAACGCCTCGCCGAGGAACTCCGCTACTACCGCGAGCACGTCCTGCCCTGGGTGCAGCGGCGCGTGACCC